In Gracilimonas sp., a single window of DNA contains:
- a CDS encoding DUF5916 domain-containing protein, whose translation MGKGLAQSAIKIQRLSEPIILDGVIDEPAWEEIAPFEMVQYEPVFLGEMSERTEVRAAYDDGYLYFSAKLFTQDPSTITANSLYRDRYSGDDVFAVVLDPFNDNQNGLRFFTNPAGTRFDQSISNDANRTGGDRPINDSWDTHWDVETTQTDKGWFVEMRIPFSSIGFQSNDGIAEMGLIVYRWLSQINERHIYPEIPPNWNEGNIKPSKAQDIILNDVDAPKPVYFTPYILGGFLQQNTNTPNESGTAFVYDEDFKNELGFDIKYNLTNNLTLDLTANTDFAQVESDEQQLNLTRFSLFFPEKRQFFQQRSSLFDFNYGDTRLFYSRKIGLDNQGKPVRIFGGARLTGRVGDLDIGFLNLQTASSPNLPSENFGVLRLKQRVLNPSSYTGGIVTSRIGADGKSNVLLGLDTDLNLYADDYLTFRVSQSFDTDVPESRRNNFEDNSIFRLAWERRASTGLLYQFFVNRTGQYFDPGIGFYKTRNTSDYFYSLGYGWRPGENSAFNQHSINIESNNILENDSFDLRSRSVSFRWNSRFKNSAFLWSSLNYKQEHLLPTEAFNLAGKIYIPVSNYDFFEGFFMYSSPRTKRLMSRVIFQYGQLFDGTRTQYKIEPRLVANVHLEISGSYQLTMLRFPEIEGRGQTEFDAHVGQLKGQFAFNKKISTSAFVQYSNVADLIGANFRFRYNFREGQDLWIVFDQTINTILDSSQFGSVELPRNENRSILIKYTHTFKI comes from the coding sequence ATGGGAAAAGGTCTGGCACAATCTGCTATTAAAATTCAAAGGTTATCAGAGCCTATCATTCTTGATGGAGTTATAGATGAACCGGCTTGGGAAGAAATAGCCCCTTTTGAGATGGTTCAGTATGAACCGGTTTTTTTAGGGGAGATGAGTGAGCGAACAGAGGTCAGAGCCGCTTACGATGATGGGTATTTATATTTTTCGGCGAAGTTGTTTACTCAAGATCCTTCTACTATTACAGCCAATAGCTTATACCGCGACAGATATAGTGGGGATGATGTTTTTGCGGTGGTACTGGATCCCTTTAATGATAATCAAAACGGGCTGCGCTTTTTTACTAATCCTGCGGGCACCAGGTTTGATCAGTCTATTTCTAATGATGCGAATAGGACTGGAGGCGACAGGCCTATTAACGACAGTTGGGATACGCACTGGGATGTTGAGACTACACAGACGGATAAAGGATGGTTTGTTGAAATGAGGATCCCATTTTCCAGTATCGGTTTTCAAAGCAACGATGGAATTGCGGAAATGGGTTTGATCGTATATCGTTGGTTGTCGCAAATTAATGAAAGGCATATATATCCTGAGATTCCACCGAACTGGAATGAGGGAAATATTAAACCTTCCAAAGCACAGGATATTATCCTTAACGATGTGGATGCTCCAAAACCTGTTTATTTTACTCCTTACATACTAGGTGGTTTTCTCCAGCAAAACACGAATACCCCGAATGAATCAGGTACCGCATTTGTGTATGATGAGGATTTTAAAAATGAGCTTGGGTTCGATATTAAATATAACCTTACCAATAACCTGACCTTAGACCTGACAGCGAATACCGATTTCGCCCAAGTAGAAAGTGATGAACAGCAGTTAAATTTGACTCGTTTTTCACTTTTCTTTCCTGAAAAGAGGCAGTTTTTTCAACAACGTTCAAGTCTTTTTGACTTTAATTACGGAGATACCCGGCTTTTTTACAGCCGAAAGATAGGCTTGGATAATCAGGGCAAACCGGTTAGAATATTCGGTGGCGCCCGGTTAACAGGAAGGGTGGGCGATTTGGATATTGGTTTTTTAAATCTTCAAACGGCATCAAGTCCTAACTTGCCGTCAGAGAATTTCGGGGTGCTAAGATTGAAACAAAGGGTTCTAAACCCCAGCTCTTATACAGGGGGGATTGTCACAAGTCGTATTGGTGCCGACGGAAAATCAAATGTACTCTTGGGCTTAGATACGGACCTGAATTTATACGCTGATGATTATTTAACATTTCGTGTAAGTCAATCTTTTGATACTGATGTACCCGAAAGCAGAAGAAATAACTTTGAGGACAACAGTATATTCAGGCTTGCCTGGGAGCGAAGAGCAAGTACTGGGCTTTTGTATCAATTTTTTGTAAACCGCACCGGGCAGTACTTTGATCCCGGGATTGGTTTCTATAAGACGAGAAATACCTCCGATTATTTTTACAGTTTGGGGTATGGATGGCGGCCGGGTGAAAATTCTGCTTTTAATCAACATTCCATTAATATCGAGAGTAACAATATTTTAGAAAATGACTCTTTTGATTTGAGAAGCCGGTCTGTTTCATTTAGATGGAACAGCAGGTTTAAGAATAGTGCCTTCCTTTGGTCTTCTCTTAATTACAAGCAAGAGCATTTATTACCAACGGAGGCATTTAATTTGGCCGGTAAAATTTATATCCCGGTATCAAATTACGACTTTTTTGAAGGGTTTTTTATGTACAGCTCTCCCCGTACAAAAAGGCTTATGAGCAGAGTAATTTTTCAGTATGGCCAACTATTTGACGGCACCCGAACACAATATAAAATTGAACCCAGGCTTGTGGCCAATGTTCATCTCGAAATTTCAGGAAGCTACCAGTTAACCATGTTACGTTTTCCTGAGATTGAAGGACGAGGCCAAACGGAATTTGATGCACATGTGGGACAGTTAAAAGGCCAATTTGCTTTCAATAAAAAGATTTCAACCAGTGCTTTTGTTCAGTATAGTAACGTGGCTGATTTAATTGGGGCTAATTTTAGGTTTCGGTACAATTTCAGGGAAGGGCAAGACCTGTGGATTGTTTTTGACCAAACCATAAATACTATTTTGGATAGTTCGCAATTTGGAAGTGTCGAGTTACCCAGAAATGAAAATCGTTCAATTCTTATCAAATACACCCATACTTTTAAAATTTAA